The proteins below come from a single Caulobacter flavus genomic window:
- the hfaA gene encoding holdfast anchoring protein HfaA: MASKKNNMPLVRASGAALAVAGVLTLDVLGGAAMAQTMGSNSASYNAGYGRVAGQENHVVDYSTRDANGNRVIVDGVMLTGSDQSVYSSRSSSGSLDSYSGVGSLGGFSGSTAIGNNLTVITQGNNNTVIVNSNQVNNGNVSAGASTNGGVSNGN; this comes from the coding sequence ATGGCCTCAAAGAAGAACAACATGCCCCTGGTTCGGGCCAGCGGCGCGGCTCTCGCCGTCGCCGGCGTCCTGACTCTGGACGTTCTGGGGGGCGCGGCCATGGCCCAGACCATGGGCAGCAACTCCGCCTCGTACAACGCCGGCTACGGCCGCGTCGCCGGCCAGGAAAACCATGTCGTCGACTATTCGACCCGCGACGCCAACGGCAATCGCGTCATCGTCGACGGCGTCATGCTGACCGGCAGCGACCAGAGCGTCTATTCCAGCCGCAGCTCGTCGGGCTCGCTCGACAGCTATTCGGGCGTGGGGAGCCTGGGCGGCTTTTCGGGCTCGACCGCGATCGGCAACAACCTGACGGTCATCACCCAAGGCAACAACAACACGGTGATCGTCAACTCCAACCAGGTCAACAACGGCAATGTCAGCGCCGGCGCGTCGACCAACGGCGGTGTCTCCAATGGCAACTAA
- a CDS encoding serine hydrolase domain-containing protein has translation MRLWLAGVAAPVVIWASLSGAPAMAQGHPHDHAAPAAIQQAPDTALAARIDAVVDRAVADQRLVGAVVLVARDGRLVYHRAAGLADREAKAPMRENTVFRLASVTKPFVSAAIMRLAEEGKLSLADPVTKWLPDFKPTLADGSTPTITLGQLLSHTAGLTYGLAEKADHPYHQLGVSDGLDISGLTLDEDVARIGKGPLAFAPGSAWRYSLAIDVLGLVAQKADGHPLPQVVARTVTGPLGLKDAGFQASDPARLATPYANASPAPTRITDNQDVSLGATAVRMAPSRAVDPAAFPSGGAGMVGTAGDVLALLEAVRTGGGPILSAASVQAMTTDQAGIKAATQGPGWGFGYGWAVLDDPAIAKTPQGAGTLAWGGVYGHNWFVDPQAKLTVVLLTNTAFEGMNGQVTRELRDAVYGR, from the coding sequence ATGCGTCTTTGGCTTGCGGGCGTTGCGGCCCCCGTCGTGATCTGGGCGTCGCTGTCGGGCGCGCCGGCGATGGCGCAGGGCCATCCTCACGACCACGCCGCGCCCGCCGCGATCCAGCAGGCTCCCGACACGGCGCTGGCCGCGCGCATCGACGCCGTGGTCGACCGGGCGGTCGCCGACCAGCGGCTGGTGGGCGCGGTGGTGCTGGTCGCCCGCGACGGCAGGCTGGTCTATCACCGGGCCGCGGGCCTGGCCGACCGCGAGGCCAAGGCGCCGATGCGCGAGAACACGGTCTTCCGCCTGGCCTCGGTGACCAAGCCCTTCGTCAGCGCGGCGATCATGCGGCTGGCCGAGGAGGGCAAGCTGTCGCTCGCCGATCCGGTGACCAAGTGGCTGCCCGATTTCAAGCCGACCCTGGCCGATGGTTCGACGCCGACCATCACCCTGGGCCAACTGCTCAGCCACACCGCCGGCCTGACCTATGGCCTGGCGGAAAAGGCCGACCATCCCTACCACCAGCTCGGCGTCTCGGACGGCCTGGACATCTCGGGCCTGACGCTGGACGAGGACGTCGCCCGGATCGGCAAGGGGCCGCTGGCCTTCGCGCCGGGCTCGGCCTGGCGCTATTCGCTGGCCATCGACGTGCTTGGCCTGGTGGCGCAGAAGGCCGACGGCCATCCGCTGCCGCAGGTGGTGGCGCGCACCGTCACCGGCCCGCTGGGCCTGAAGGACGCCGGCTTCCAGGCCAGCGACCCGGCCCGCCTGGCCACGCCCTACGCCAACGCCAGCCCGGCCCCGACCCGGATCACCGACAACCAGGACGTTTCGCTGGGCGCAACCGCCGTGCGCATGGCTCCCAGCCGCGCGGTCGATCCCGCCGCCTTCCCGTCGGGCGGGGCGGGCATGGTCGGCACGGCGGGCGACGTGCTGGCCCTGCTGGAAGCCGTCCGCACCGGCGGCGGTCCGATCCTGTCGGCCGCCAGCGTCCAGGCGATGACGACCGACCAGGCCGGGATCAAGGCGGCGACCCAAGGCCCCGGCTGGGGCTTCGGCTACGGCTGGGCCGTGCTCGACGATCCGGCGATCGCCAAGACGCCGCAGGGCGCGGGCACGCTGGCCTGGGGCGGGGTCTACGGCCACAACTGGTTCGTCGATCCGCAGGCCAAGCTGACCGTGGTGTTGCTGACCAACACCGCCTTCGAAGGCATGAACGGCCAGGTGACGCGGGAACTGCGCGACGCGGTGTACGGTCGGTAG
- a CDS encoding aldo/keto reductase, whose translation MSQRPLGRSGLSIAPLVFGGNVFGWTADEATSFRLIDAFVDGGFDAIDTADVYSAWVPGHEGGESEATIGRWLAAGGKRDRIKILTKVAKWPRRPGLSAANIVAALEDSLRRLNTDYVDLYQSHEDDAATPIDETLEAFDRLVKAGKVRAIGASNFTPERLEASLKTSADRGLARYESIQPKFNLYDRDEVEGALADLTAREGVGIIPFYGLAAGFLTGKYRSEADLEGKARGRTVKGYLNDKGLRILAALDQAAEATGGTPAQVALAWIVAHPAITAPIASATSVAQLEELLAGVRLTLPADVIAALDAAGR comes from the coding sequence ATGAGCCAACGCCCCCTCGGCCGCTCCGGCCTCTCGATCGCCCCGCTGGTGTTCGGCGGCAACGTCTTCGGCTGGACGGCGGACGAGGCGACCTCGTTCCGCCTTATCGACGCCTTCGTCGACGGCGGCTTCGACGCGATCGACACGGCCGACGTCTATTCGGCCTGGGTTCCGGGCCACGAGGGCGGCGAGAGCGAGGCGACCATCGGCCGCTGGCTGGCGGCCGGCGGCAAGCGCGACCGCATCAAGATCCTGACCAAGGTGGCCAAGTGGCCCAGGCGTCCGGGCCTGTCGGCGGCCAATATCGTCGCGGCGCTGGAAGACTCGCTGCGCCGCCTGAACACCGACTATGTCGACCTCTACCAGTCGCACGAGGACGACGCGGCCACGCCGATCGACGAGACGCTGGAGGCCTTCGACCGGCTGGTGAAGGCCGGCAAGGTGCGGGCGATCGGAGCCTCGAACTTCACGCCCGAACGGCTGGAGGCCTCGCTGAAGACCTCGGCCGACAGGGGGCTGGCGCGCTATGAGTCGATCCAGCCGAAGTTCAATCTCTATGACCGCGACGAGGTCGAGGGGGCGCTGGCCGACCTGACGGCGCGCGAAGGCGTGGGGATCATCCCGTTCTACGGCCTGGCCGCCGGCTTCCTGACCGGCAAGTACCGCAGCGAGGCCGACCTGGAGGGCAAGGCGCGCGGGCGCACGGTGAAGGGCTATCTGAACGACAAGGGCCTGCGCATCCTGGCGGCCCTCGACCAGGCGGCCGAGGCGACCGGCGGCACGCCGGCCCAGGTCGCCCTGGCCTGGATCGTCGCCCACCCGGCTATCACCGCCCCGATCGCCAGCGCCACCAGCGTCGCGCAGCTGGAGGAACTGCTGGCGGGCGTGCGCCTGACCCTGCCGGCAGACGTGATCGCGGCGCTGGACGCGGCCGGGCGGTAG
- a CDS encoding PAS domain-containing protein: protein MFHPSTERLIDYWRNRAGDGRMPARASVDPGDFLDLLPQVFILGRGNGRYPFRLAGGFVTDLHARDLRGEDQLSMWALSHRLEVKSALEVARRRGEPVVVTADIRAHGVASVGMEVLLAPMTGSSGEADRFLGLYQPIAMMQRLMGRPAYELGVRRIQALAPTNAEAPRLRLASLDGRLIA, encoded by the coding sequence ATGTTCCATCCAAGCACGGAACGGTTGATAGACTATTGGCGAAACCGGGCCGGCGACGGCCGGATGCCGGCGCGCGCCAGCGTCGATCCGGGCGATTTCCTCGACCTGCTGCCCCAGGTGTTCATCCTCGGGCGCGGAAACGGACGCTATCCCTTCCGCCTGGCCGGCGGCTTCGTCACCGACCTGCACGCCCGCGACCTGCGCGGCGAGGACCAGTTGTCGATGTGGGCGCTGTCGCACCGGCTGGAGGTGAAGTCGGCCCTGGAAGTGGCTCGCCGCCGGGGCGAACCGGTGGTGGTCACCGCCGACATCCGCGCCCACGGCGTGGCCTCGGTCGGCATGGAGGTGCTGCTAGCCCCGATGACCGGATCCAGCGGCGAGGCCGACCGTTTCCTGGGCCTCTATCAGCCGATCGCCATGATGCAGCGGCTGATGGGCCGCCCCGCCTACGAACTGGGCGTGCGCCGGATCCAGGCCCTGGCCCCGACCAACGCCGAGGCCCCGCGCCTGCGGCTGGCCAGCCTGGACGGTCGGCTGATCGCCTGA
- a CDS encoding M16 family metallopeptidase — MISVSRLALVVSAGLALTACSTLSSVLPGSDRKPDAPAAPKAPPTRAPAQAPAKTSGPQFSDLKPGQWPHEISDVAVDPAIRFGVLENGMRYAIRKNATPPGQGALRLWFDAGSLMEADDQQGLAHFLEHMAFNGSKNVPEGDMVKILERRGLAFGADTNASTSFDETTYTLDLPKTDDPTVDDAMMLLREAAGELTIDPAAVDRERGVVLSEERTRDTPGYRVFKQGFAFNLQGQRPPSRLPIGTTDVISTAPAQRIRDFYQAWYRPENAVFVAVGDFDVDAMEARIKARFGDWKGKGEPGKRPDLGAIAQRGLTAKVIVEPGSGESVQLGWVQSPDLRVETKASDREYMLESLGMAVLNRRLRALTRSAEPPFISAGALRNDQYHAAQINGLFAQVKPGGWKAALQVLDQEQRRLMQFGVRQDELDREIVAMRASYVAAAAGEATQRTPALAGQIVGALGDREVVTSPSQNLAAFEAITKDLKADAVSAAVKSLFAGQGPLIVLPTPTAIEGGEAAVTAAYQEAGKTVVTPPAAPAATTWPYAVFGPTGKAVEQKDVADLDAVFVRFENGVRLTVKPTKFRDDQILVKARIGNGLLDLSKTGQSPLWSASSMIEGGLKQITAQDMEQVLTGKVWNAGLGVEDDAFVLSGRTRPEDLSTELQVLAAYASDAGWRPEAFNRVKTYYGTIHDQLERTSGGVVGRDLSSLMHPGDERFAFPDRKEIADGSIDQLKAAVGGPLSTGQIEIVVVGDTTVEKAIAAVGETFGALPARAGGPAPADAARIAFPAPSKVPVIRTHKGRADQGLLFMTWKTDDLFSDLQRSRNTQVLASVMQLRLTDELREKQGATYSPSVSATHNATFPGWGYIGLSVEVPPEKIDQVVASVRQIAADLRDKPVTADELERAKLPRIDQLEKARETNEYWLGALSGAQTDPRLLDATRSVIAGLQRVTAADVQKAARTFLADDKSWTFEVRPEK; from the coding sequence ATGATCTCTGTCTCGCGCCTGGCGCTCGTCGTTTCCGCCGGCCTGGCGCTCACCGCCTGCTCCACCCTCTCCTCGGTCCTGCCGGGTTCGGACAGGAAGCCCGACGCCCCGGCCGCGCCCAAGGCGCCGCCGACCCGCGCTCCGGCCCAGGCCCCGGCGAAGACCTCGGGCCCGCAGTTCTCCGACCTCAAGCCCGGCCAGTGGCCGCACGAGATCTCGGACGTCGCCGTCGACCCGGCCATCCGCTTCGGGGTGCTGGAGAACGGCATGCGCTACGCCATCCGCAAGAACGCCACCCCGCCCGGCCAGGGCGCGCTGCGCCTGTGGTTCGACGCCGGCTCGCTGATGGAGGCCGACGACCAGCAGGGCCTGGCCCACTTCCTCGAGCACATGGCCTTCAACGGGTCGAAGAACGTGCCCGAGGGCGACATGGTCAAGATCCTCGAACGCCGGGGCCTGGCCTTCGGGGCCGACACCAACGCCTCGACCAGCTTCGACGAGACGACCTACACCCTCGACCTGCCCAAGACCGACGATCCCACCGTCGACGACGCCATGATGCTGCTGCGCGAGGCGGCCGGCGAGCTGACCATCGACCCGGCCGCCGTCGACCGCGAGCGCGGCGTGGTGCTGTCGGAGGAGCGCACCCGCGACACCCCCGGCTACCGTGTCTTCAAGCAGGGCTTCGCCTTCAACCTGCAAGGCCAGCGCCCGCCCTCGCGCCTGCCGATCGGCACGACCGACGTCATCTCCACCGCCCCGGCCCAGCGCATCCGCGACTTCTACCAGGCCTGGTACCGGCCCGAGAACGCGGTGTTCGTGGCCGTCGGCGACTTCGACGTCGACGCCATGGAGGCCAGGATCAAGGCCCGCTTCGGCGACTGGAAGGGTAAGGGCGAGCCGGGCAAGCGCCCCGACCTCGGCGCGATCGCCCAGCGCGGCCTGACCGCCAAGGTCATCGTCGAGCCCGGCTCGGGCGAGTCGGTCCAGCTGGGCTGGGTGCAGTCGCCTGACCTGCGCGTCGAGACCAAGGCCTCCGACCGCGAATACATGCTGGAGTCGCTGGGCATGGCGGTGCTGAACCGCCGCCTGCGCGCCCTGACCCGCAGCGCCGAGCCGCCGTTCATCTCGGCCGGCGCCCTGCGCAACGACCAGTACCACGCCGCCCAGATCAACGGCCTGTTCGCCCAGGTGAAGCCGGGCGGCTGGAAGGCCGCCCTGCAGGTGCTCGACCAGGAACAGCGCCGGCTGATGCAGTTCGGCGTGCGCCAGGACGAACTCGACCGCGAGATCGTCGCCATGCGCGCCTCCTACGTGGCCGCCGCCGCCGGCGAGGCCACCCAGCGCACGCCCGCCCTGGCCGGCCAGATCGTCGGGGCCCTGGGCGACCGCGAGGTGGTCACCAGCCCCTCGCAGAACCTGGCGGCCTTCGAGGCCATCACCAAGGACCTGAAGGCCGACGCCGTCTCGGCCGCGGTCAAGTCGCTGTTCGCCGGCCAGGGCCCGCTGATCGTGCTGCCGACCCCGACCGCCATCGAAGGCGGCGAGGCCGCGGTCACCGCCGCCTACCAGGAAGCGGGCAAGACCGTCGTGACCCCGCCGGCCGCGCCGGCCGCCACTACCTGGCCCTACGCGGTGTTCGGCCCGACCGGAAAGGCGGTCGAGCAGAAGGACGTCGCCGACCTGGACGCCGTCTTCGTGCGCTTCGAGAACGGCGTGCGCCTGACGGTCAAGCCGACCAAGTTCCGCGACGACCAGATCCTGGTGAAGGCCCGCATCGGCAACGGCCTGCTCGACCTGTCCAAGACCGGCCAGAGCCCGCTGTGGTCGGCCTCGTCGATGATCGAGGGCGGCCTCAAGCAGATCACCGCCCAGGACATGGAGCAGGTGCTGACCGGCAAGGTCTGGAACGCCGGCCTGGGCGTCGAGGACGACGCCTTCGTGCTGTCGGGCCGCACCCGTCCCGAGGACCTGTCGACCGAGCTGCAAGTGCTGGCGGCCTACGCCTCCGACGCGGGCTGGCGTCCCGAGGCCTTCAACCGCGTGAAGACCTATTACGGCACCATCCACGACCAGCTGGAGCGCACCAGCGGCGGCGTGGTCGGCCGTGACCTGTCGTCCCTGATGCACCCCGGCGACGAACGCTTCGCCTTCCCCGACCGCAAGGAGATCGCCGACGGTTCGATCGACCAGCTGAAGGCCGCCGTCGGCGGTCCGCTGTCGACCGGCCAGATCGAGATCGTGGTCGTGGGCGACACCACGGTGGAAAAGGCGATCGCCGCTGTCGGCGAGACCTTCGGCGCCCTGCCCGCCCGCGCCGGCGGACCGGCCCCCGCCGACGCCGCCAGGATCGCCTTCCCCGCGCCGTCCAAGGTTCCTGTGATCCGCACCCACAAGGGCCGCGCCGACCAGGGCCTGCTGTTCATGACCTGGAAGACCGACGACCTGTTCAGCGACCTGCAGCGCTCGCGCAACACCCAGGTGCTGGCCTCGGTGATGCAGCTGCGCCTGACCGACGAGCTGCGCGAGAAGCAGGGCGCGACCTACTCGCCCTCGGTCTCGGCGACCCACAACGCCACCTTCCCCGGCTGGGGCTATATCGGCCTGTCGGTCGAGGTTCCGCCCGAGAAGATCGACCAGGTGGTCGCCAGCGTCCGCCAGATCGCCGCCGACCTGCGCGACAAGCCGGTCACCGCCGACGAGCTGGAACGGGCCAAGCTGCCGCGCATCGACCAGCTGGAGAAGGCGCGCGAGACCAACGAGTACTGGCTGGGGGCGCTGTCGGGCGCCCAGACCGACCCGCGCCTGCTCGACGCCACGCGCTCGGTGATCGCCGGCCTGCAGCGCGTCACCGCCGCCGACGTCCAGAAGGCCGCCCGCACCTTCCTCGCCGACGACAAGAGCTGGACCTTCGAGGTGCGGCCGGAAAAGTGA
- the hfaD gene encoding holdfast anchor protein HfaD: MRRPAKIRLAGTIAAIPLCVAAATSAFAQGQVLNDQLNLGEIFSEQTLNVVTVQEGVAASTSATGNNVDIASARVDLDVTSNQVNQGAVYGHAVVNASGSLGASSTVATSAAGNFGNVGSEEATYRGFTVQTNSGAVTARGQIEGETARAGDIAMDTQASGNTQGLWLQNGAAGARISQANSGDVLADGGAIVQYVSGTSSISGTATGNHIDVEGANQSAARVITDQGNTSDLVQASKFAAYGNAYLTDTSTAAMGNNLNATNTGPLLDVANHQYNTAYVRSQAETTSYQFGAANSSAYGVGNAAVVSNTGAALVLDNVQTNDGGGVEVIASAEGHDGYDIGARASAAGNSVSGYVCGTCGGSMTTSNTQTNNADISSRAATTVTGSARSITSTARAVGNDAAFYVRSN, encoded by the coding sequence ATGCGCAGACCCGCGAAGATCCGTCTCGCTGGAACGATCGCAGCGATCCCTCTGTGCGTCGCGGCCGCTACTAGCGCCTTCGCCCAGGGCCAGGTTCTCAACGACCAGCTGAACCTCGGCGAGATCTTCAGCGAGCAGACCCTGAACGTCGTCACCGTCCAGGAAGGCGTGGCCGCGTCCACGTCCGCGACCGGCAACAACGTCGACATCGCCAGCGCGCGCGTGGACCTCGACGTCACCTCCAACCAGGTCAACCAGGGCGCGGTCTACGGCCACGCCGTGGTCAACGCGTCCGGCTCGCTGGGCGCGTCGAGCACCGTCGCCACCTCGGCGGCCGGCAATTTCGGCAATGTCGGGTCGGAAGAAGCGACCTACCGCGGCTTCACCGTCCAGACCAACAGCGGCGCGGTCACCGCCCGCGGCCAGATCGAGGGCGAGACCGCCCGGGCCGGCGACATCGCCATGGACACGCAAGCCAGCGGCAACACCCAGGGGCTGTGGCTGCAGAACGGCGCGGCCGGCGCCCGGATCAGCCAGGCCAACTCGGGCGACGTGCTGGCCGACGGCGGCGCGATCGTGCAGTACGTCAGCGGAACCTCGAGCATCTCCGGCACGGCGACCGGCAACCACATCGACGTCGAAGGCGCCAACCAGTCGGCGGCCCGGGTGATCACCGACCAGGGCAACACCTCCGACCTGGTGCAGGCCAGCAAGTTCGCCGCCTACGGCAACGCCTATCTGACCGACACCTCTACGGCGGCGATGGGCAACAACCTCAACGCCACCAACACCGGCCCGCTGCTCGACGTGGCCAACCACCAGTACAACACCGCCTATGTGCGCTCGCAGGCCGAGACGACGTCCTACCAGTTCGGGGCCGCCAACAGCAGCGCCTACGGGGTGGGCAACGCCGCGGTCGTCAGCAACACCGGCGCGGCCCTGGTGCTCGACAACGTCCAGACCAACGACGGCGGCGGGGTCGAGGTGATCGCCAGCGCCGAGGGCCACGACGGCTACGACATCGGCGCCCGCGCCAGCGCGGCCGGCAACTCGGTATCCGGCTATGTCTGCGGAACCTGCGGCGGCTCGATGACCACCAGCAACACCCAGACCAACAACGCCGACATCTCCTCGCGCGCCGCCACCACCGTCACCGGCTCGGCCCGCTCGATCACCAGCACGGCCCGCGCGGTGGGCAACGACGCGGCGTTCTACGTCCGCTCGAACTGA
- a CDS encoding class I SAM-dependent methyltransferase: MTERNVNQIADWNGRTGERWVANQARLDRMLGAYGREATAAAAPVAGEHVLDIGCGAGAGSLEIAALVGPSGAVLGVDVSEPLVERARELAAETANARFQVADASRALLPVEAFDLLFSRFGVMFFDEPAAAFAHLRRALKPGGRLAFVCWRGAGENDWVRLPMKAIAPLVGTPAPPPPEAPGPFSFGDRARVERILGEAGFVDVVLTPVDHPITFGEGETREAAIEDAVDLAFQVGPLTRALADQADAVRQQAIPLVREAFATKATGEAVVIEGAGWVVTARNPG; the protein is encoded by the coding sequence ATGACTGAGCGCAACGTCAACCAGATCGCCGACTGGAACGGGCGGACCGGCGAGCGCTGGGTCGCCAACCAGGCGCGCCTGGATCGCATGCTCGGGGCCTATGGCCGCGAAGCGACGGCGGCGGCCGCACCGGTCGCCGGCGAGCACGTGCTGGACATCGGCTGCGGGGCGGGGGCGGGCAGCCTTGAGATCGCCGCCCTGGTCGGGCCGTCGGGCGCGGTGCTGGGCGTCGACGTCTCCGAGCCGCTGGTCGAGCGGGCGCGGGAGCTGGCGGCCGAGACGGCCAACGCCCGCTTCCAAGTCGCCGACGCCAGCCGGGCGCTGCTGCCGGTCGAGGCGTTCGACCTGCTGTTCTCGCGTTTCGGGGTGATGTTCTTCGACGAGCCGGCGGCCGCCTTCGCTCATCTGCGGCGGGCGCTGAAGCCGGGCGGGCGCCTCGCCTTCGTCTGCTGGCGTGGAGCGGGCGAGAACGACTGGGTGCGGCTGCCGATGAAGGCCATAGCCCCGCTTGTCGGGACGCCCGCGCCGCCGCCGCCCGAGGCGCCGGGGCCGTTCTCGTTCGGCGACCGGGCGCGGGTGGAGCGGATCCTGGGCGAGGCCGGCTTCGTCGACGTCGTGCTGACGCCCGTCGACCATCCGATCACCTTCGGCGAGGGCGAGACCCGGGAGGCGGCGATCGAGGACGCGGTGGACCTGGCGTTCCAGGTCGGGCCCCTGACCCGGGCCCTGGCAGATCAGGCCGACGCGGTGCGCCAGCAGGCGATCCCGCTGGTGCGCGAGGCCTTCGCGACCAAGGCGACGGGCGAGGCGGTCGTGATCGAGGGGGCGGGCTGGGTCGTCACCGCGCGCAATCCGGGCTGA
- the hfaB gene encoding holdfast anchoring protein HfaB, whose amino-acid sequence MATKRVFLMVAAACTALSACGGGIPKRLDAGNYARPIGTAPVTANPTPYSTALNCLASYARQNRVAAPRIAVGRIADYTGKEESDGSGRKVTQGASLMAMTAFAKAGMPMVERFDTSVSELELKYANNKLISDRPAPTPDAPADYRKIVAGQVAGSDFYLVGGVTELNYNIHSAGADLYGGDIDTDGLKANFKRRVFVMNIAMDLRLINSRTLVVEDVISYQKQVIGREVSAGIFAFANNNLFDLSAGKGALEPVQLAVRSLIERSVVEMSANLYGMPGPQSCLQSDPFGADTVGVTGAFTPAYNNLGSNNAQTREDPSRWNDRSDPSVRRGRY is encoded by the coding sequence ATGGCAACTAAGCGCGTCTTCCTGATGGTCGCGGCGGCCTGCACGGCGCTCAGCGCCTGCGGCGGCGGCATCCCCAAGCGCCTGGACGCCGGCAACTACGCCCGCCCGATCGGCACGGCGCCGGTCACGGCCAACCCCACTCCCTATTCGACGGCGCTGAACTGCCTGGCCAGCTACGCGCGCCAGAACCGCGTCGCCGCCCCGCGCATCGCCGTGGGCCGCATCGCCGACTACACCGGCAAGGAAGAGTCCGACGGCTCGGGCCGCAAGGTCACCCAAGGCGCCTCGCTGATGGCGATGACCGCCTTCGCCAAGGCCGGCATGCCGATGGTCGAGCGCTTCGACACCTCGGTTTCCGAACTGGAACTGAAGTACGCCAACAACAAGCTGATCTCCGACCGCCCGGCTCCGACGCCGGACGCCCCGGCCGACTATCGCAAGATCGTCGCCGGCCAGGTCGCGGGCTCGGACTTCTATCTGGTCGGCGGCGTCACCGAGCTGAACTACAACATCCATTCGGCGGGCGCCGACCTCTACGGCGGCGACATCGACACCGACGGGCTGAAGGCCAACTTCAAGCGCCGCGTGTTCGTGATGAACATCGCCATGGACCTGCGCCTGATCAACAGCCGCACGCTGGTGGTCGAGGACGTCATCTCCTACCAGAAGCAGGTGATAGGCCGCGAGGTCAGCGCCGGCATCTTCGCCTTCGCCAACAACAACCTGTTCGACCTGTCGGCCGGCAAGGGCGCGCTGGAGCCGGTGCAGCTGGCCGTGCGCTCGCTGATCGAGCGTTCGGTCGTCGAGATGAGCGCCAACCTCTACGGCATGCCGGGTCCGCAAAGCTGCCTGCAGTCCGACCCCTTCGGGGCAGACACCGTCGGCGTCACGGGCGCCTTCACGCCCGCCTACAACAACCTGGGAAGCAACAATGCGCAGACCCGCGAAGATCCGTCTCGCTGGAACGATCGCAGCGATCCCTCTGTGCGTCGCGGCCGCTACTAG